TGCAGCGACAGTACCGGCTGTTGGACATCCGGGATTCGAATTAGCTAAGGATGAAATTGAGTATGGTATTGGGATTCACAATGAACGTGGCTATGCGGTTGAAAAAATTAAGCCATCGAATCAATTGGCTAATGAATTGATTGAAAAAATTATGAATGAGTTCACTGATAAATCCGGTTCATTTGCAGTGTTGGTCAATGGTATGGGTGGTACTCTCTTGATGGAACAATATATTTTTGCCAATGATGTTTTAAATGAATTAAATGATAAAAAAATCGATGTGAAATTTAGCAAGGTCGGTAATCAGGTAACATCGCTTGATATGCAGGGCGTTTCTTTGACAATTATGAAGGCTGACGATAGTTGGATCAAAATGTTAAAGGAACCCGTTACAACAATTGGCTGGTAGAAGGGAAGAATTTATTAATGGAATTAAACTTAGCAGATACTAAAAAATGGATGAACTTATTTGTTGAAGAGGTTGAAAAGAATAAGTCTAATTTAAACGAACTTGATACGGCAATTGGTGATGGTGACCATGGAACTAATATGGATCGTGGGATGCAGGCCATTACAGCTGCACTTGAAAAAAAGGAACCCAGTGATTTGGCTGAGTTATACAAAACAGTTGCTTTTGCTATGATTCAAAAAATTGGTGGAGCTTCTGGTCCATTGTACGGGACAGCTTTTCTAGATATGTCTAAGAAAGCTAAGGAAACAGCCGATTTAACTGAATTAATTCAGGTTGGTACTGATGGTTTAAAACGTCGTGGACAATCAGATGTAGGAATGAAAACTATGATTGATGTCTGGCAACCAGTAGCGACAGCTCTAAAGGATAATAAGTTCAACCAACAAGCAGTCGATGAAGCTTTGGAATCAACTAAAGATATGGTAGCAACTAAGGGTCGTGCTAGTTATTTAGAAGAAAAGTCAAGGGGTCATCTTGATCCAGGCTCTCAATCAAGTGCTTACTTGTTTGGAGCTTTAATTAAAGTGATAGGAGTTTAGCTTATGAAATATGGGATATTGATTGTTTCACATTCAGCTGATATTGCTCAAGGAGTAAAGAATTTAATTGAACAGGCGGCTCCTGACTTGTCGATTACAGTAGCTGGTGGAACTGATGACAACAAGATTGGTTCGTCTTTAGAAAAAATTCAAACAGCGGTCGATGAAAATAAAGGTGACGAAGTTTTAGCCTTTTATGATCTAGGCAGTTCGAAGATGAATTTAGAAATGCTCTTAGAAATGACTGAACGTAAGATTCATAAGTATGATGTCGCTTTGGTTGAAGGAGCCTATACTGCTGCCACTTTGGCTCAAGTTGAGGCACCACTTTCAACGATTGAAGAAAATTTAAAACCACTAAAAATTAAATAGAATAATGTGAAGTAGTGTCTATCTAGAATTTTATTTGGATAGGCACTACTTTTTTGTTTTCATTATTTCTGTTTTTCACTTAAACGTATTCATTAAGAATCGACCCGTTAGATGCATCATAAATAAAAAAGTTGACTTAACCAATTAATAATTCTATATTCTTTTGTAGACAGTGTCTACTTAAAATATACAAGATTATATCATTTAATGCGCTATTATCAATGAATAATCGCTTTTCTTTGGAGTAGACACTGGATACTAAAACGTGAGGGCAACGAATGGGAAAATATGAACCAATTGCAATTATGGGTTAGGGATTTATATCCGCTAATGATTCTGTGCTGGATATTAATGAATGGACAGGAGAAATACAAAATGGTGAAAAATCAAATTGATTTAAAAAAAAGATTAATTTCTGAGGGTTTAAAAATCGTTCAGGATAAAGGTATGAAAAACATTTCATTACGACAAATTGCAGAAAAATGTGGAGTGACTCATTCTACTCCTTATCGACATTTTAAAGATAAAAATACTTATCTTGCAGCCTTAGTAGAACAGATTTCGATCATCTTTGGTACAACTATGGCTCAAAAGGTAACGGATAATATGTCTGGTAATGCGATGTTATTACAGATGGGAATCAATTTTGTGAATTTTGCGCAAGATTTTCCCAAATTTTTTGACGTTTTGTTTTTAGGAGACTACGTGGTGCAAACAAAAGTTACGGGACATGAAATAATATCTGATAAGACTCTGCCTGGATTTGAAGAGTTTAAATATGCCGTCGCAAAATTATCAAAAGAAAATAATTTGGATGTGGATAATGATTTACAAGAAATCCAATTGTGGAGTTTTATTATCGGTTTTGCACTGATAGTTGGTAAAAAAAATGTGGTTGAGGTTGATTCAAAATGGATATCCAAAGTAATAGATGAAATGATTAGTATTTATATTAATGGTGATAAAACATTAGGAGAAGGAAGAAATGAAGGGAATCATTGAAATATTCGAAGAATCAAATTTGTCATTTTTTAGTATGAAGTCTGAATTATCTCGATTTACACCTGGTCAATTAAAATTGGAAAGACAAGAAAATATTAATATAGGGGAACTTTATGACAACGACTATTATTTATGCTCATCCATATAGTAAAAGTTTTAATAATGCAATATTGAAAAAGGTAAGTGAAAAATATAAATCCGACTACAGAGTAATTGATCTGTATAAAGAGGAATTTAATCCTGTTTATTCTTCAAACGAACTTTCTTTATTCAAATATGGAGAAACTGAAGATGACAAAGTTGAAGAATATCAGAAAATATTGAAAGAATCTTCAAAATTAGTATTCATTTTTCCGATTTGGTGGAATGGCATGCCGGCAATCTTAAAAGGATTTATTGATAAGGTATTTAAAATGAATTTTGCATATGTTGACTCACCAAGAGGTGTTGAAGGACTATTAACAAATATAGATTCAGTCGATATTGTGACTTCTTCAAAGTCCCCAACATGGTATTTAAAATTTTTTTCAGGAAATGCAATTCAGAAGGTTTTTATTAAATCAACCTTGAAACAAGCAGGTATAAAAAATGCCTCATGGAAGAATTTTGGTTCAATAAAAAAAAGTACAAAAAAACAACGTGAAAAATTTTTGAAAAATCTCTAACTTTATTGTAAAAATACTAGTTATAATTTTATCTTAATGCGAATAAAAAAAGCTCTTAACCCTAATGAGGCACCAACGGTCATTGACTAATCGTCACTCCCTACTCGATGGAATTCACATTATTATTAGAACCACTTTAATTTTAAATAAAACAATTAGATTAAATATTCAGAAAATGTGTAAAAACGTTAGACTTTTATTAGTTTTTATTTAATAATATTAATAATATATTGGATAGATTAGAATGAAGTGCTAATCTAGGCAGTAGAAATTATAAAAGGGGGTTCTATCTCTATGGGCAGACTGATTGGTATTACGGCAGATGTTTATTTAGGGGCAACAGATGTGATCAATCAAAAATTAATGGATTTTGTACCACGTCCGCTTGTTGACGGGGTAATAGCTGCAGGCGGAATCCCAGTGGGATTACCAAATTTACCAGTTGATAAGGTTAATCAATTGATTGAAAATCTAGATGGAATAATTTTCCCAGGGGGTCCAGATATTGATCCAAGCTTTATGGGACAAGAACCCATACCAGAATTAGGAGTAACCAATCGTAATCGAGATTTGTTTGAAATTGCATTGATTCGGACGGCTGTGGCTAAAAAGATTCCCATTTTTGGCATTTGTCGAGGAGCGGAAATGATAGATGTGGCTCTGGGTGGTACGCTTTATCAAGACCTAGGTAGTCAGTATTCAGGGAAATTGATTCAGCATAAACAACAAGCACCAGGGGATCAACCAACACACTTTGTCCGTGTGGATTTTAACTCGCGGCTTTATAAGTCAATCGGCGACAATGTCTTTGTTAACTCCAGACACCACCAAGCTATTAAGTCAGTAGCTAATGGCTTAAAGGTTGTTGCCACAGCATCAGATGGCGTAATTGAAGCAATTGAAAATGACGATGCTAGTATCCAAGCCGTTCAATGGCACCCCGAGAATTTATGGAAAAAAGATTCCCAACAGTTAACGATGTTGAGAAATTTTGTAGAACGGACAGATATTAAAGTAATTTAATTTATTAGAGTAAGATTAAAAAGAATCGCTTAGAAAAATTAATTTGTCAAAATATTATTTTTATTGTAGTATTTGTTTTGAAAACTGAATAGATTTCTTCGGGGCAGGGTGAAATTCCCGACCGACGGTGATAATTGAATTTCAATTAAAGTCCGTGACCCGCGTAAGCGGTGGACCTGGTGTGAATCCGGGACCGACAGTAAAGTCTGGATGGTAGAAGAAAATAATATTTCATGCTATTGATAAGCCTATTTTGGCTTGGTCTCGTATGAGGTCTTATTTAGCTTATCTTAAGAGCCCCGCAATTATTTTGCGGGGCTCTTTTTGTGGGGTGAATAAGGTATTGAATAAATTTATGGAATTAGCTTTTCAAGAAGCTAGGAAAGGGAAAAGCACTTGGTTGAATCCTTTAGTTGGGGCCGTCATCGTGAAAAATCAAAAGGTCATTGGTTTAGGTCATCATGAAACCTTTGGTCATGAACATGCGGAAATCAATGCGTTAAAGAGCTTGACAAGTATTTCAGACGCCAAAGGGGCAACTTTGTTTGTCACTTTAGAGCCATGTTCACATGTTGGGAAGACGCCACCATGTGTTCAAAAAATATTTGATGTAGGCATCACCAAGGTGGTAATTGGTCAAGTTGATCCCAATCCAATCGTTAGTGGACGGGGGATAAAATACCTAGAGAATCATAATATTCAAGTTGAGAATTTGAATATTAAAACAGATTTAAATACCGCTTATGAATTCTTTTATCGTGAGCAGCGTCCGTTGATTACGATAAAGTATGCAATGACCCTAGATGGGAAAATCAATCGTGATAGCGTAAAACGTTCCCTAATATCAAATCACGAATCGTATTTAGATTCACAGAAATTACGAGCAAATAATCAAGTGATTTTGATTGGCGAGAATACGTTGAAATTGGATAACCCACGATTAACTGTCCGAGAGGAAGCTAAGTTATTTCCACCGATTCGAGCAATTTTAGTGCGAGATCTTAAAACGATTAATAAAGATTTAAAGATATTTCAAAATGAGGCACCTATCTGGTTTTTCACAGAGAAACAGACAGACCAAATTTTTCCTAATAACGTCAAAGTATTAGTCGGCAATTGGACTCCAGAAAGCATAATCACGTATTTGGCAGAGCAAAAACTCCAATCAATTCTCATCGAAGGTGGCAGTCACATCCAAGCCGATTTCATGCAGGCTAAATTAGTTGACAAGCTGATTATTTATTTGGCTAATCGGGTTTTTGGAACAGGCTTATCGGCAGTTTCTGGTCAAACAATTAAGGGTTTGGAGTTTTCTAAACCAATAGTGAAATCGCTAGATTCGGATTTAAAAATAACTGTCTGGAGGAAACGGTAAATGTTTACAGGAATTGTTAAGGATATTGGACGAGTGATTTCGATTAGGCAGGAAAAGGACGACTTTACTTTAGAAATTGCCCATCATTTAGAATCAATTGAGTTGGGTAGTAGCGTTGCTATCAACGGAGTTTGCCTGACTGTGACAAGTTTTTCACCGAGAATATTTCAAGTTGAGGTTATGCCTGAGACGATTAAACGGACTAATATCGGCGAATTGGCAACTGAGGATTTGGTCAATTTAGAGCCAGCTTTAAAACCGACAACGGAATTGGGAGGACATTTTGTACAAGGGCATATTGATACGACTGGTAAATTGCTGAACAAAACGACTGATCAAAATGCTCAATTATTGGAGTTTTCAATCACAGCACAGTATCAAAAATATATAGTTGAAAAAGGGTCAATTGCTATTGATGGTGTGAGTTTAACTGTTATTTCAGTTAAAAAGGACTCTTTTCAAGTAGGGATAATTCCTTATACCAGTAATGAAACAATTTTAGGCAAATTAGAAGTTGGACAGACTGTCAACTTGGAGACAGATATTTTGGGAAAGTACATCTATCAAGACTTGGAACGGGGTTACGAAAATGTCAAATAATCAATCAATTTTAAAAGTTGAGCAAGCTTTAAAAGATTTACAACAAGGGAAACTAATTATTGTTGCCGATTCGACTGAACGTGAGGCTGAGGGCGATATGATTGGCTTAGCTGATTTTGTTTCACCAGAAAATGTTAACTATATGATTCAAAATGCTCGTGGCTTACTCTGTGTTCCGATGAGTTCTGCAGTGGCAAGGAAGTTAGATTTGAATTTAATGTCCCAATCACACGACGCTTTTCACACTGCATTCACAATTAGTACTGACAGTAAGATGACTACCACAGGAATCTCGGCTTTTGATCGTGCTAAAACGATTAAAGCTTTGGCAGATTCAAACAATCCCAAGGACTTTTATCATCCCGGTCATATATTCCCTTTAATTGCTGCTGATGATGGAGTTTTAGAGCGAGACGGTCATACAGAAGCAGCGGTTGATTTGGCAAGATTAACTCATGCAACTCCGGTTGCTTACATTTGTGAAGTAGTTAAGGATAACGGCAAAATGGCCAGGAGAGCTGATTTGAAAGCTTTCGCTCAAAAAGAGAACTTAACTTTAATAACGATTGAAGACATCATCAACTATCGTTTTGAAAAAGATTCTACTGTTTTGAAGTCAGTATCAGATGTCGATTTACCTACTAAATTTGGACACTTTCGCTTAAAGACTCTGACTTTTAAAGATGAACCAATTTTAGTGATTTATAAAGGCAAAATTGAGAATCAAGAGGATCTTTTAGTACGAATTCATTCGGAATGTTTTACAGGTGATATTTTAGGATCTAAAAGATGTGATTGTGGGCAACAATTGGAACAGTCTTTGATAAAAATTGAAAAAAACGGTAGTGGTATGTTGATTTATTTACATCAAGAAGGTCGTGGAATCGGTTTGATCAATAAATTAAAAGCCTATCAATTACAAGATCAAGGGCTAGATACAGTTGAAGCTAATTTGAAGTTAGATTTACCAGCCGATAAACGAGATTATCGAATGGTAGTGGCAATTTTAAAGAGATTAAAGGTTGGTTCAATAGAGTTATTGACTAATAATCCGGATAAAGTAAAGCAACTGGAGAATCTAGGAATAAAAGTTAAGCGAGTTGCCTTAGAAATGAAGCCTAATTCGAGTGATCAAAAATATTTAGAAACTAAAAAACATAAATTTCATCATTTATTAAACGAGGTAGATTAGAATGCGAGAAATTAACGGTAAATTAGATGGTAAAGGTTTGAAAATAGCAATCGTTGTAGCTAAGTTCAATGAACTTGTCACCAATAAATTATTGGATGGCGCCACATCCAAATTAAAGCAGTTAAATGTGTCCGACATAACGGTGGTAAAAGTTCCTGGTGCAATGGAAGTTCCACGAATCGTGAAGATGTTGTCTAAAAGTAACTCTTTTGACGGTATCATCGCTTTAGGAGCAGTCATTAAAGGTGAGACAGCACATTTTGATTATGTCTGCGCTGAATCGGCAGCCGGAGTCAGTCAGGTATCATTGCAAGGGGATGTTCCGGTAATGTACGGTATCTTGACAACTGAAAATATGTCACAAGCTTTGAATCGAGCAGGTGGAAAGGCCGGCAATAAAGGTAGTGAATGCAGTGTTGACGTCGTGGAAATGGTGAATACCGAAAGAGCTTTGCAAAAAGAATTTTACTAATACATAAAAAATAAAGCTAATATGGCAATCATAAAGAGTGATTACTATATTAGCTTTATTGGTATACATTAAATAGTTTCCAAAGTCGTTTCAGATGTCGGCTTAGGATAACTTTGATCTAACAGCTGTAATTCATCAGTGGTAAATTGAACGTCAACAGCTTTGATATTACTCTGCATATGCTCAACTGAGGCTGTTTTAGGGATGCTCAACAAATCATGATTGCGAATTACCCAAGCTAGTAATAACTGGTAAGGAGTAATGCCCTTATCTTTAGCCATTTGTTGAATGATTGGTTTAATCTTTAAAAATTGACCACCATCAGATCCAAAAGGTGAATACCCTACAAAAGACATCCCGTGTTCTTTTTGCCATGGAAGAATCGAGTATTCAATTCCGCGACTGGCAATGTTATAAAGGTCTTCGTTGATACGACAGTGGGAACCATCTTTAGTAGCTGATAATTCCTTTAGGTCATCTAAGTCGAAGTTAGAGACGCCCCAGTTCTTAATCAAACCAGCTTGGACCATTTTTTCTAGACCTGAAACAGTTTCTGTTAGTGGAGTATTGCCACGCCAGTGGAGTAAGTATAGGTCCAAATAATCAGTCTGTAGTCTCTTGAGACTATTTTTAAGACTCTGCTCAATTAATTTTGGTGTAGCGTGGAAAGGATAGAATTTTGAAACCAGCTGAAAATTGTCACGCTGGTAATTTTTAATAACCTTGCCGATCAAAGTTTCAGAGAGTCCATCACCGTACATTTCGGCAGTGTCGATCAAATTAATTCCGCGATCAAGACCATATTTGATAGCTTGCATTTCTGATTCAGTTTTGGTTTGGTTACCTTCACCAAGATGCCAAGTTCCGATACCGATGGCGGAAGTATTTTGGTGATTAAAAGTAATATATTTCAAAGAGAAACCTCGCTTTCAAAAGAAATTTTGTAGATGCTACTAACTTTTATTATAAAGCTAACCTAATTGTTTTGAAAAGTTTAGATATTGCTAAACAGAAAGTAAAAAAATATTTACTATTTTTTACACACCATGTAATATTAAACACGGAGTAAAATACTTCCAAATACAAAAAGGAGTTAAACCTATGTATCTATTAGTCAATATAATAGGCTTAGTCGTATTTCTCGGTATTGGTTTTTTGTTTTCGAAAAACAAATCAGAAATACGTTGGAGATCCATTGCGGTGATGGTAGTTTTGAATCTTGCTTTAGCATGGTTTTTGACCAGTTTTGAAGTTGGACGAGCAATTGTTTCGGGGGCTGCCAGTGGCTTTAATTGGTTAGTACAAGTTGCTTATGTAGGAATCGAGTTTGCATTGCCTAGTTTCGTACATGTCAAGAGCATGGACTTCTTTACTAGTGCGCTGCTACCAATTCTGTTGATTGTTCCCTTGTTTGATATTTTGACTTACATTGGAGTTTTACCATTCATTATTAAGTGGATTGGTAAAGGCTTGTCTTTAATAACAGGTCAACCAAAATTTGAGTCATTCTTTGCAGTTGAGATGATGTTTTTGGGAAATACTGAGGCTCTAGCAGTTTCTAGTTTACAATTGAAACAGATCAAGGCTAATCGTAATGTGACCTTAGCGATGATGTCAATGAGTTGTGTAACGGCCTCAATTATTGGTTCATATATTCAAATGATGCCAGGGCAGTACGTTCTGACGGCTATTCCTATCAATATCATCAATGCTATTATTGTGACAAGTCTCTTGAATCCAGTCACAGTCACTCCTGAAGAGGATACAATTGCTAAATTGAATGGGCAAGAGGATGGCGGCAAGAAAGAACCATTCTTCTCATTTTTAGGCGATTCCATTTTGGGAGCTGGAAAGTTAGTTTTGATTATCGCCGCTAACGTTATTGCCTTTGTAGCCTTAGCAGCATTGTTGGATAAAATTTTACAATTGGTTAATCCTTGGTTAACTTTGGAACATATCTTGGGGATTATTATGTATCCATTTGCTTGGCTATTAGGCTTAGGTACCCACGATTCGTTCCAAATGGCTCAGTACATGGGAACTAAATTAGTTACCAATGAATTTGTAGTTATGGGAAAAGTTACCGGAATCATCAAGGATTTTGACCCACATTTTAAAGCTGTCTTGACAGTCTTCATTACTTCATTTGCAAACTTTTCGACCTTAGGAATGATCATTGGTTGTTTCAAAGGAATCGTTAGCAAAGAAAAGAATGACATTATTTCTAAAAATGTCGGCTACATGTTGCTTTCAGGTATTTTAGTATCGCTCTTATCCGCAGCTTTCGTAGGATTATTTATTTGGTAAGATGAGTAAAACAGAATAGTAAAGTATATAAAAAGTCTTCACGCAATAAAATTTATTGTATGGAGACTTTTTTAGTGGTCGAATAATTATTTAGTAGCCAATTGTTGACGAATCCGTTTTTCCTCACCAATGGCAATAATTGCTAGAATAATAATACTCAAAACTACGGCAATATAGAAGACGATAAACGTATCGTTCCAACCGTGGAGATTCATACCTAAAATAGAAAGACCGTTTTGCTTAGGATCGGCAATGGCCGCAAAGCCAACTTGAGCCATTAGATCGCCAAAGATATAGGCAAAGGTTCCAGTTAAACCATCAGAGACATTTAAAGCATTCTTGGGAACAAAACTAATAACTGAAACACCAATTAATAATTGTGGTCCGTAGATCAACATTCCCAAAAAGAAGAGAGAAGTATTGATCATCATAGGTGTAGTTCCATAACGATAACCTAAAACGACAAAGGCAGTTAAAGCTAAACAGATGATAGAAACCACCGCTCGACGTCCCTTCAAAAGATCGGAGAACCAGCCCCAAACAACGCTACCGATAATACCTCCCAATTGGAAGAGTAGGAGTGTATTGGCACCTTGGGCAACGGTGAAATGAAGTTGTTGAACTGTATATAATGGAGCCCAATTGACAATTCCAATTCTGACGACATAGACAAATACATTAGCGATACAAAGTAGCCAGACCCAAGGACTCTTCATAACGAAAGTTTTGAAGATATCCCATTTGTTCATTTTGGCAGCTGATTGATCAGCTTTAGAAATGTTTTCACCAAAAATTACTTCACTCGGATCCCAACCGAGTTCTTGAGGATCATCGGCTCCAAAGAACAAGCCCCAGAATCCGACTAATAAACCAATAATGGCAGGAAAAATAAACATACCGCCAACATTGCCGCTAAAGAGATGATTAGCACCCCAAAGAGCAATAACGCCAGCTACAGCGCCACCGAATTCATGAGAAATATTCCAGATTCCAATGTAGCGACCTCTCGTCGTAGTAGTTGTCCAACGTGAAATTGTCGACAATGAAGCTGAACCACCAGGTGATTGAAAAATTCCGTTCAATGACCAGAGAACTAGAATCAAACCGACTGGTGCGTTATTCATCAATAAGGCAACACCAATGATCAAAGTCATAATAGCGGCTAAGATCAAAAGAAATGACATAAAACGTTTAGTGTTTTTGCCATCAACTACATAGCCTAAGACGGTTTTACCAATCCCATAGGCTAGTGAAAATCCATAACCGATCCAACCTAAAGCGGTAGTTGAAAATCCTTTTTTAACCAGTAGAGGTTGGGCAGCAGAAAGGTTGTTTCGAATTAAATACATACAAAAGTAAACGAAGAAAACAACCAAGAATGACTTAAGAAATTCACGAAGCCAACGATGCTTTTGTTCATCGAGTGACAGACCAAGTTTTGCTGGTCGTTTTAAGTCAAAAAAATGCATCATAATAATAATCCCCCTATAAATTAATTTATCGAACAGTTCGAGTATAGCACAATCGTAAACGGTTACGACCTTACTCTGATAGGTTAATTTTGAGGTAGATAGATAAAAAGACACCTAATAATCAATTAGATTATTAGATGCCATTGTTGTTATCGAATAATTATTTAATTTTTAGTGAGCCAATTGAAGACAGGATCGATATTTTCACTCCATACCTTCCAAGAATGATTTCCGCTAACTGGCATCCAAGTGTAGTGTCCCTTAGCGTGGATTGAGAGAAAGTTTTTAAACATGACATTATCTTCATGCATAAAGTCGGAATCACCACAAAGCGTCAGAATAGGAAGCTT
This sequence is a window from Companilactobacillus alimentarius DSM 20249. Protein-coding genes within it:
- a CDS encoding TetR/AcrR family transcriptional regulator, whose translation is MVKNQIDLKKRLISEGLKIVQDKGMKNISLRQIAEKCGVTHSTPYRHFKDKNTYLAALVEQISIIFGTTMAQKVTDNMSGNAMLLQMGINFVNFAQDFPKFFDVLFLGDYVVQTKVTGHEIISDKTLPGFEEFKYAVAKLSKENNLDVDNDLQEIQLWSFIIGFALIVGKKNVVEVDSKWISKVIDEMISIYINGDKTLGEGRNEGNH
- a CDS encoding gamma-glutamyl-gamma-aminobutyrate hydrolase family protein, whose translation is MGRLIGITADVYLGATDVINQKLMDFVPRPLVDGVIAAGGIPVGLPNLPVDKVNQLIENLDGIIFPGGPDIDPSFMGQEPIPELGVTNRNRDLFEIALIRTAVAKKIPIFGICRGAEMIDVALGGTLYQDLGSQYSGKLIQHKQQAPGDQPTHFVRVDFNSRLYKSIGDNVFVNSRHHQAIKSVANGLKVVATASDGVIEAIENDDASIQAVQWHPENLWKKDSQQLTMLRNFVERTDIKVI
- the ribD gene encoding bifunctional diaminohydroxyphosphoribosylaminopyrimidine deaminase/5-amino-6-(5-phosphoribosylamino)uracil reductase RibD, whose protein sequence is MNKFMELAFQEARKGKSTWLNPLVGAVIVKNQKVIGLGHHETFGHEHAEINALKSLTSISDAKGATLFVTLEPCSHVGKTPPCVQKIFDVGITKVVIGQVDPNPIVSGRGIKYLENHNIQVENLNIKTDLNTAYEFFYREQRPLITIKYAMTLDGKINRDSVKRSLISNHESYLDSQKLRANNQVILIGENTLKLDNPRLTVREEAKLFPPIRAILVRDLKTINKDLKIFQNEAPIWFFTEKQTDQIFPNNVKVLVGNWTPESIITYLAEQKLQSILIEGGSHIQADFMQAKLVDKLIIYLANRVFGTGLSAVSGQTIKGLEFSKPIVKSLDSDLKITVWRKR
- a CDS encoding aldo/keto reductase gives rise to the protein MKYITFNHQNTSAIGIGTWHLGEGNQTKTESEMQAIKYGLDRGINLIDTAEMYGDGLSETLIGKVIKNYQRDNFQLVSKFYPFHATPKLIEQSLKNSLKRLQTDYLDLYLLHWRGNTPLTETVSGLEKMVQAGLIKNWGVSNFDLDDLKELSATKDGSHCRINEDLYNIASRGIEYSILPWQKEHGMSFVGYSPFGSDGGQFLKIKPIIQQMAKDKGITPYQLLLAWVIRNHDLLSIPKTASVEHMQSNIKAVDVQFTTDELQLLDQSYPKPTSETTLETI
- the dhaL gene encoding dihydroxyacetone kinase subunit DhaL, whose translation is MELNLADTKKWMNLFVEEVEKNKSNLNELDTAIGDGDHGTNMDRGMQAITAALEKKEPSDLAELYKTVAFAMIQKIGGASGPLYGTAFLDMSKKAKETADLTELIQVGTDGLKRRGQSDVGMKTMIDVWQPVATALKDNKFNQQAVDEALESTKDMVATKGRASYLEEKSRGHLDPGSQSSAYLFGALIKVIGV
- the ribE gene encoding riboflavin synthase, with the protein product MFTGIVKDIGRVISIRQEKDDFTLEIAHHLESIELGSSVAINGVCLTVTSFSPRIFQVEVMPETIKRTNIGELATEDLVNLEPALKPTTELGGHFVQGHIDTTGKLLNKTTDQNAQLLEFSITAQYQKYIVEKGSIAIDGVSLTVISVKKDSFQVGIIPYTSNETILGKLEVGQTVNLETDILGKYIYQDLERGYENVK
- a CDS encoding NAD(P)H-dependent oxidoreductase encodes the protein MTTTIIYAHPYSKSFNNAILKKVSEKYKSDYRVIDLYKEEFNPVYSSNELSLFKYGETEDDKVEEYQKILKESSKLVFIFPIWWNGMPAILKGFIDKVFKMNFAYVDSPRGVEGLLTNIDSVDIVTSSKSPTWYLKFFSGNAIQKVFIKSTLKQAGIKNASWKNFGSIKKSTKKQREKFLKNL
- a CDS encoding NupC/NupG family nucleoside CNT transporter, translating into MYLLVNIIGLVVFLGIGFLFSKNKSEIRWRSIAVMVVLNLALAWFLTSFEVGRAIVSGAASGFNWLVQVAYVGIEFALPSFVHVKSMDFFTSALLPILLIVPLFDILTYIGVLPFIIKWIGKGLSLITGQPKFESFFAVEMMFLGNTEALAVSSLQLKQIKANRNVTLAMMSMSCVTASIIGSYIQMMPGQYVLTAIPINIINAIIVTSLLNPVTVTPEEDTIAKLNGQEDGGKKEPFFSFLGDSILGAGKLVLIIAANVIAFVALAALLDKILQLVNPWLTLEHILGIIMYPFAWLLGLGTHDSFQMAQYMGTKLVTNEFVVMGKVTGIIKDFDPHFKAVLTVFITSFANFSTLGMIIGCFKGIVSKEKNDIISKNVGYMLLSGILVSLLSAAFVGLFIW
- the dhaM gene encoding dihydroxyacetone kinase phosphoryl donor subunit DhaM, which produces MKYGILIVSHSADIAQGVKNLIEQAAPDLSITVAGGTDDNKIGSSLEKIQTAVDENKGDEVLAFYDLGSSKMNLEMLLEMTERKIHKYDVALVEGAYTAATLAQVEAPLSTIEENLKPLKIK
- the ribH gene encoding 6,7-dimethyl-8-ribityllumazine synthase, which encodes MREINGKLDGKGLKIAIVVAKFNELVTNKLLDGATSKLKQLNVSDITVVKVPGAMEVPRIVKMLSKSNSFDGIIALGAVIKGETAHFDYVCAESAAGVSQVSLQGDVPVMYGILTTENMSQALNRAGGKAGNKGSECSVDVVEMVNTERALQKEFY
- a CDS encoding bifunctional 3,4-dihydroxy-2-butanone-4-phosphate synthase/GTP cyclohydrolase II; the encoded protein is MSNNQSILKVEQALKDLQQGKLIIVADSTEREAEGDMIGLADFVSPENVNYMIQNARGLLCVPMSSAVARKLDLNLMSQSHDAFHTAFTISTDSKMTTTGISAFDRAKTIKALADSNNPKDFYHPGHIFPLIAADDGVLERDGHTEAAVDLARLTHATPVAYICEVVKDNGKMARRADLKAFAQKENLTLITIEDIINYRFEKDSTVLKSVSDVDLPTKFGHFRLKTLTFKDEPILVIYKGKIENQEDLLVRIHSECFTGDILGSKRCDCGQQLEQSLIKIEKNGSGMLIYLHQEGRGIGLINKLKAYQLQDQGLDTVEANLKLDLPADKRDYRMVVAILKRLKVGSIELLTNNPDKVKQLENLGIKVKRVALEMKPNSSDQKYLETKKHKFHHLLNEVD